ATTATTACTATAAATAGATTATCCTAATCTTAAGGTTAAGGTTAAAACAATGATAAAAATACTATTATTCCTAACTGCTATAATCAATATAGCTGCTATATATGAATATGAAGAGGAAGAAGAAAAACTAAAACAATATGATAAATATGCTTATGAAAAAAGAAAATTAACACGTGTCAAAGACTGGAAAACCAATTTTAAGAACTTAAAAAGTCTTAGTCCATTTTTCACAGATGAAATTGAAAATATTAAATCATATTCTGATAAAGAACTTAAACATGACTTTCAATTCGCTTTCTCTTTTGGACTCAACTCCTCAACATCAGATGACATCGTACCTAAAGAATACAAATCATTATTTGAAAAGTCTTACAAATTCATAAACACTCTCAAACATAAAAATCCTGACCAAACTGCCTATCTAATACATGAAATATACGAACTAGATGAAATGCTTACCTCCACAAAAAGAACTTTAGACATATTTAAGTATGATACCTACAGACAAAAATTTATGAAACATAATAAATATGAACACATTTTCATAAAACTTAAAGATATCTATTCAAAGGCTACTCAAGAATATTTTGAAACTTTTAATATTCTTGACCACAATGATATAAACAATAATTTTTGCAAGTTCATGACTAAATTCACAGAAATTCACAATCTTGCTAGTCATATATACTTTAACATGGAAAACCTATTCAAATGCACAGACACTAACACAAGAACAAACAACAAAACATATTGCAACAAATTAACACCCACAATACAATAAACATTATAATTATTCAACACAAAATATATACAAACGTTGCCATTTCCCCATAAATATAGTATCCTACCTTTATAAGGTTAAAGTAATGATCAAAATACTAGTATTCCTAACTATAATTATTAATTTATACGCTATATCTGAAGAAGAAAAAGAACAACGAAAAAAATTTGACAAATATGAATATGAAAAAAGAAAATTAGTTCGTGTCAAGAACTGGAAAACTAATTTTAAGAATTTAAAAAATCTTGGGACATACTTTACAGACGAAATTGAAAATATTAAATCAAAATCTGATAAAGAACTCAGACATGGCTTTCAATTCGCTTTCTCTATCAGTCTATGTGTTGGTCATGATAAGAATGATGATATCGTTCCTAAAGAATACAAATCATTATTTGAAAAATCTTATAAATTTATACAAACTCTCAAAAAGCAAAATCCTGAACAAGCTGCCTATCTCATACATGAAATATACGAACTAGATAAAATGTTTACTTTCACAAAAGAAATTATAGATATGTTCAATTATGCTGAGACACAAGAATTCATCAAACGTTATAATAAATATAAACACATTTTCATCAAACTTAAAGATATTTATTCAAAAGCAAAACAAGAATATTTTAATGCTTTTAATATTCTTAACCACAATGACATAAACAATAATTTTTGCAAGTTCATGCTTAAATTCGTAGAAATCCATAAACTCGCTAGTCATGTATATTTTAATATGGAATATCTATTACACTGTGCTGGAAATCGCAAACCAGAAAGCATCAATCCATATTGCACCAAATTGACATCCACAACATAATAAACATATACAACCCTCAAATACACAGCTCTTCAAATCAGATATATCCTTCATTAAAGGTTTGAGTATCCTAAAATATATTTTAATAGATATTCTTATCACTAATATTAAACTAAGGTTTATATCAAAAAAATATACTCACTAAAATCACATAGTCAAATACAAAATATATACACTAACTTACATTTTTATCAGTTTTACTATATTCAATAAATTGTTTTACATATAAATATGAATTAGCACATACTAAATATTATTACTTATAATACTGTACAATTTAATAGTAAGATATTAATTTATTTTTTATTTTAAATAAATATCGAATAATATTAATCCTACTATAATAACTTCTAAAAAACCTAAATTTAATGTACAATTATATTTAGGAGTTTTTTTTATGGCATATGCTAAACCAATTATTACTCAACAAATGGTTATAGCTGAACTTATTAAAGCAGGCATTAACAGAGACATTGCTACTGATCTTTCCTTTAGATACTATCGTAATGAACTTACTTACAAAGACATTGAGTATTTAGAAAATACCCTTAATCTCAAACTTGAAAAGATTGAAGCAAATTTAAAATCCGATATCAAAGACCTTGATAATAAAATTGATAACACTGAAAATAACCTCACTGCAAAGACTGATAACACTAAAAACGAATTAAAATCTGATATCAAAGACCTTGATAATAAAATTGACACTGTTGAAAACAATCTCAATATAAAAATTGATAACGTTAGAAACGAGTTAAAATCTGATATCAAAGACCTTGATAATAAAATTGACACTGTTGAAAACAATCTCAATATAAAAATTGATAACGTTAGAAACGAGTTAAAATCTGATATCAAAGACCTTGATAATAAAATTGACATTGTTGAAAACAATTTCAATATAAAGATTGATAACGTTAGAAACGAGTTAAAATCTGATATCAAAGACCTTGATAACAAAATCGATATTGTTAAAAACGAATTAAACGTAAAAATTGACAACGTCAAAAATGAATTAAAATCTAATATTAAAACACTTGATAATAAAATTGACACTGTTGAAAACAATCTCAATATAAAAATTGATAATGTCAAAAATGAGATTTCTCTTATCAGAAAAGATATATCCAACTTAGAGAAAAATAACAAATGGATATTCAACTTAACCTTTGCATTATGGCTCACAGTACTTGGAGGTTTTATAGCCTTAATACTCAAGTAAAACATAAATTCTATAATGTATTATTATAAAATCAATAATATATCAGTCAAACATCAAACTTAAGGTTGATATTTACTTTCACTCACGCATCTGTCTCATTAACATCACCATTAAGCAACTCATCACATGAATTGACCTTATCCTATTGATCAGTCTCAATAACAACAATATTACCAATTGAATCAGTAGATTAACTAATACCATAAATAGTCAATATTAATTAATTGAATTATCTTATCAAACTTAATACCAAGTTATTGCATCACTACCTCTACACACTATCACATCTTTACATTTCACTAAACTATTTTTTTAATTTTTATTAAAATAATAGTTTACTTTTTAGTAACAATTGCGTTATCATGAATCTTAGTAATACCTA
This genomic window from Borrelia coriaceae contains:
- the bdr gene encoding Bdr family repetitive protein, which translates into the protein MAYAKPIITQQMVIAELIKAGINRDIATDLSFRYYRNELTYKDIEYLENTLNLKLEKIEANLKSDIKDLDNKIDNTENNLTAKTDNTKNELKSDIKDLDNKIDTVENNLNIKIDNVRNELKSDIKDLDNKIDTVENNLNIKIDNVRNELKSDIKDLDNKIDIVENNFNIKIDNVRNELKSDIKDLDNKIDIVKNELNVKIDNVKNELKSNIKTLDNKIDTVENNLNIKIDNVKNEISLIRKDISNLEKNNKWIFNLTFALWLTVLGGFIALILK